The segment GCGGCCAGGTGGACATCACCTCGGGCAAGTTCGTGTTTTCGGCGTCCGAGGCCTATCTGATCGAAAACGGCAAGGTCACCCGTCCGGTAAAGGGTGCGACTCTCATCGGCAACGGCCCGGACGTGCTCACGCGCGTGTCCATGGTCGGGACCGACTTGCAGCTCGACAGCGGCGTCGGCACCTGCGGCAAGGAAGGCCAGAGCGTGCCCGTGGGCGTGGGCCAGCCGACGTTACGCATTGACGGCCTCACCGTTGGCGGTACGCAACATGACTAACCAGGTGCTCGACGCCATGGATGGCGGAGGTACGACTTCAGGGAAGAAGGAGGTAGAGCGGCGTCAGGAACAGCCGCCGAGAGCAACGCCGGGAGCAGTTGCCGAGGCCTCCACGGCGGATACTTTTGCCGACGACAGCGCGCGCCGGCGGCTGGCGG is part of the Gemmatimonadales bacterium genome and harbors:
- a CDS encoding metallopeptidase TldD-related protein, encoding GQVDITSGKFVFSASEAYLIENGKVTRPVKGATLIGNGPDVLTRVSMVGTDLQLDSGVGTCGKEGQSVPVGVGQPTLRIDGLTVGGTQHD